The following coding sequences lie in one Kamptonema formosum PCC 6407 genomic window:
- a CDS encoding sensor histidine kinase produces the protein MINSQGNQDFARAHSRMAKPLTLHLHAGQEPVLLQKFMGRLMQNQTDPAQLGQQISQILLANLVPETVLPKIAEVLGAACQGDCCLVAALKSDRAEIQTGYWEMDRTVDSTEISQLPKITPVNKFLVSLTERPAFGKMLLGGRSVAIADIQTREVSSTLDIEGESLPFRGMLAIATRLGGVINGTIVIGSVQPRVWSVLDLERLEAIATMAAIAISQLEKTQQITTLQQAVHRQSQYQTLLSWLTCIIDTPLELNQILQLAIEGTADTLQVDRGSIALLKYTDPLFKTHSPNQIPKAKVTIVCEWSKGAGERGSGGAGERGSGGAGEQGSGGDGGDGGDGGDGGDGGVKSSLSSLSSLSSLSSPSSPSSPSSPSSPSSPSSPSSPSSFWLSECSLCQEAFTRARKLLAIADTKELPNQYLDYAAEIFKPPSIRALLLVPLVGATQGTILGFLILQDSSPRLWQPEELELVELVAAQISAAIIQTQTLQQVQALVEDRTAQLQRSLDVQAKLYEQTRRQVDQLRLLNQLKDEFLSTVSHELRTPLTSMTLAIRMLRQSDLSPERRAVYLDILDRQCSQETNLINDLLALQQLESQSDSIEPEKIDLKLLIQDLAQDFDQKWAGKGLHLAVEIPGRPLPLQTDPKSLRRILLELLTNAGKYSAANSTVVLAAYFAAGEIVMSISNIGRGISSEDLPHIFEKFRRGSGITEQAIPGTGLGLALVKSLVKHLRGTIAAFSSGPAENPETTELWRTSFTLTLPLFPGQHASQEE, from the coding sequence ATGATAAATTCTCAGGGAAATCAAGACTTTGCTAGAGCTCACTCGCGGATGGCAAAGCCTTTGACATTGCATCTACACGCAGGGCAAGAACCAGTATTACTTCAAAAATTTATGGGTCGTCTCATGCAGAACCAGACCGATCCTGCTCAACTGGGGCAGCAAATTTCCCAAATTCTTCTGGCGAACCTAGTTCCAGAAACAGTGCTGCCAAAAATAGCAGAGGTATTGGGGGCTGCTTGCCAGGGGGACTGTTGTCTGGTTGCTGCCCTCAAGAGCGATCGCGCAGAGATTCAGACGGGTTATTGGGAAATGGATCGGACTGTCGATTCTACTGAGATTTCCCAATTGCCCAAAATAACTCCAGTTAACAAATTCTTAGTATCGCTGACTGAGCGTCCTGCTTTTGGCAAAATGCTCCTGGGCGGGCGTTCTGTGGCAATTGCTGACATTCAGACCAGGGAAGTGAGTAGTACCTTGGATATAGAAGGAGAATCGCTTCCTTTTCGGGGGATGTTGGCGATCGCCACTCGCTTAGGAGGGGTCATCAACGGAACGATCGTTATCGGTTCCGTACAGCCTCGCGTGTGGTCAGTCTTAGATTTAGAGCGCCTAGAAGCCATAGCGACAATGGCTGCGATCGCCATCTCTCAACTTGAAAAAACTCAACAGATTACCACTCTACAGCAAGCAGTCCACCGTCAATCCCAATACCAAACTCTGCTCAGTTGGTTGACCTGCATAATTGACACCCCTCTAGAACTCAACCAGATTCTACAACTAGCGATCGAGGGTACTGCCGATACCCTGCAAGTAGATCGCGGCTCGATCGCCCTGCTGAAATACACAGATCCCCTATTTAAAACTCACTCCCCCAACCAAATTCCCAAAGCTAAAGTCACAATCGTCTGCGAGTGGTCTAAGGGAGCGGGGGAGCGGGGGAGCGGGGGAGCGGGGGAGCGGGGGAGCGGGGGAGCGGGGGAGCAGGGGAGCGGGGGAGATGGGGGAGATGGGGGAGATGGGGGAGATGGGGGAGATGGGGGAGTTAAATCTTCCCTATCCTCCCTATCCTCCCTATCCTCCCTATCCTCCCCATCCTCCCCATCCTCCCCATCCTCCCCATCCTCCCCATCCTCCCCATCCTCCCCATCCTCCCCATCCTCTTTCTGGCTGTCGGAGTGTTCCTTGTGCCAGGAGGCATTTACTCGCGCTCGCAAGCTGTTAGCGATCGCAGATACCAAGGAGTTACCAAATCAATACCTTGATTATGCCGCTGAAATCTTTAAGCCCCCCAGCATCAGAGCCTTATTGCTAGTTCCCCTAGTAGGAGCAACCCAAGGTACTATTTTAGGATTCTTAATATTGCAAGACTCTTCACCCCGCCTCTGGCAGCCAGAAGAATTAGAGCTTGTAGAATTAGTAGCAGCCCAAATCAGTGCAGCGATTATTCAGACTCAAACACTACAGCAAGTGCAAGCCCTTGTGGAAGATCGCACTGCCCAGTTACAGCGAAGTCTTGACGTGCAAGCTAAATTGTACGAACAAACTCGTCGGCAAGTTGACCAACTGCGACTGCTAAATCAGCTCAAAGACGAATTTCTGAGCACCGTCAGCCACGAGTTGCGGACACCTCTGACGAGTATGACCCTTGCCATTCGGATGTTACGTCAGTCCGACCTCTCCCCGGAGCGCCGCGCCGTCTATCTTGATATTCTCGATCGACAATGCTCTCAGGAAACCAATCTGATCAACGATTTACTAGCCCTACAACAGTTAGAGTCCCAGTCAGACTCTATCGAACCCGAAAAAATTGACCTCAAGCTTTTAATTCAAGATTTAGCTCAAGATTTTGACCAAAAATGGGCAGGTAAGGGTTTACATCTAGCAGTAGAAATACCCGGCAGACCCCTACCCCTACAAACCGATCCCAAAAGTCTAAGGCGCATTCTGCTGGAACTATTGACAAATGCCGGCAAATACTCTGCGGCTAACAGTACCGTCGTTTTGGCGGCCTATTTTGCCGCAGGCGAAATTGTTATGAGTATCTCCAATATCGGGCGCGGTATTTCCAGCGAAGACTTGCCCCATATTTTTGAGAAGTTCCGGCGGGGAAGCGGTATTACCGAACAAGCTATCCCTGGTACGGGTTTGGGCTTAGCTCTGGTAAAGTCCTTAGTAAAGCACTTACGCGGCACTATTGCCGCGTTTAGCTCTGGGCCAGCAGAGAATCCCGAAACTACTGAGTTGTGGCGTACTAGCTTCACCCTAACCTTACCCCTGTTTCCAGGGCAACACGCAAGTCAGGAGGAATAG